A stretch of DNA from Thermodesulfobacteriota bacterium:
GCGGGAATCGACACGACCGTGGAGACCGACTGCCAATCGTGCGGGACGCGCATCCGCACCCGGCTGGAGGCTGAACCGGGTTTTTTGTTTCCCGGAGTTCGCTTGTAAGGGACGCGTTTTTCCTCGCCTACGGCGGGCTCCACTGGAGTTTCTCGGAAACACGGGCGCTGCCGCTCTCGGTCCGCCGCGAATTCGTGGAGGCACTGGAGCGGCAGCTTGCTTTTGAGCGTGAAGAAATGGAGCGCAGGCGCACATGAATGGAGATCTCGGACTCGGCGTCATCGTCTCGATGAAGGACGCGTTCTCGCAGAACGCGGCCCGGGTCCAGTCGTCCATGCAGTCCCTGGACGAGACGGTGGCCGCCTCCAGCGAGCGGATGACGCGCAACCTCGACCGCATCCAACAGGGCACCATGATGATCGGCGCGGGGCTGGCGCTCATGGCCGTGCCCGCGGGGCTCATCGCCTCCACCGCCGCGACCCAGAAAGCCCTGGGCGAAATTGCGTCACTCGGAATCAAGGACCTTCGGGCTCTCGAGGACGCCGCCGAGAGCTTCACCAACACCTGGGCCGGATACAGCAAGGCTGAATTCATCGGCGCGGCCTACGACGTAAAGTCGGCGTTGTCGAGCCTCTCCGACGAAGCCGTGGGCACCTTCTCCGCCATGGCCGCGCTCACCGCCAAGGCCACCAAGGCCAGCATCCAGGAGATGGTCGGCACCTTCACCACCGGGTACGGCATCTTCAAGCCGATCATGTCGGGCATGACCGACATGGAGTGGGCCAAGGCTTTCTCCGGAGCCATGGCTCAGACCGTAGCGTCCTTCAAGACCACCGGGGCGCAGATGGCTGAAGCCGTCAAAAACATCGGCGCGGTCGCCGCCGCTTCCAACATCCCGCTTCAGGAACAACTGGCTATTCTCGGGCAATTGCAGACCACCATGCCCGGTTCGGAAGCCGGAACACTCTACAAGGCTTTCATCATGAAGGCGGCCGAGGCCGGTGAACAATTGGGATTGTCCTTCGTGGATTCCACAGGAAGGCTCAAAGGGGTCATCCCCATTCTTCAAGAGATCAAGTCGCGCTTTCCGGACCTTACCCAGGCCGCCGCGCAGGTCCAGATCAAGAAGGCCTTCGGCTCCGATGAGGCGGTGAAGTTCCTGCTCCAGATGTCCCAGGGAATGGAGTCCCTGGAGGGCAACATCCGCACCATCGAACAGGCGATGAAGAGCGGCACCGCCGTCACCGAGGAAATGGCGCGGGCCATGAACATGGATATCGGCAGTCAGTTCCAGCTTTTGCGCCAGCAGGTCGGAAACCTCGCTGAAATCCTCGGCCGCACGCTTCTGCCGGTGGTGACTCCGGTTATCCAGGGGATATCGAAAGCCGTCCTGTTCTTCCAGAGGCTCGCACGTTCGATGCCGGGGTTGACCAGAGTCCTCTTGACCTTGTCCATCGCCCTGGGTGCCGTGCTGGTCGTCGTCGGGGGAGTCATCGCCGCGGCCGGGACCATCGGCCTCATGCTCCCCGCCATCAAGGCGGGGCTTGCCGCCATGGGCGCGGCAATCGCCGGTGTGGGAAGCACGTTCGCCGCATACTTCCTTCCGGTGGTCGCGATCATCGGCGGTGTGGTGCTCGCCGTTTATCTCCTCAAGCGGGCTTGGGAGACCAACTTCGCCGGCATCAGGGACACCATCCTCGGCGCATGGGAAAAGGTGCAACTCGTATTCCAGGGAATCCGGGCGCTCGTTACATCGCTTTCCGGCGGAGCCGGAACCATGTCGGCCGACCTGGCCCAGAAGCTCGAACAGGCCGGACTGATGGGACTGGTGGTCACGGTCTTCCGCATCTACTACCGGGTGCGCCAGTTTCTGACCGGCTTGTGGGAGGCATTCTCCGATGCGTTCGGAAATATCAGGGCGATTCTCGAACCCGCGGTCCGGGCGCTCATGCAGGCTTACGGCATGCTGTACAAAGCGATCTTCTCGGTCCTTGAAATCTTCGGCTTGGCGGCCTCTTCCGCCGACGCCTCCTCCTGCCGGAGTCTCGGGGAGACCCTCGGCACGGTTCTCGGTGTGATCGCCAAGGTCGGCGCGTATCTCCTCAAGTTCGTCATCTACAACCTGGCGGCCGTCATCACGGTGGTGGCTTGGGTGGTGCGCGCGGTCGTCTGGCTCGGCAAGACCATCGTCACCGCCTTCATCGAGGCGGGGAAGTTCATCTACAAGTTCTTCCTGCCGGTCCGGCTTTTGGTCGAGGCGTTCCGCATGGCGGCCCGGGTCGTCTATGCAGTCTGGCAGGTCCTCACCGGCGACATCTCCGTGCTCGACGGGCTCAAGGCCGTCGGCGGCGCGGTCTTTGATTTCCTGGCCACGCCGTTCCGCTGGGCCCGGGACGTGATCGCCGGTGTCTGGGATTTCATCAAGGGACTCTTCTCCGCCGTCGGAAGTTTTTTCGCTTCCGCGGCATCGGCTTTGGCTGCAGCCTTCATGGACCTGCCTCTGGTCCGGACGCTGGCCGATGTCTTCGGCGCGGTGCGGGGATTCTTATCCGGCGACACGACTTTCTTCGAGGCGGGCAAGGCGATTCTCGTATCCGTCGGAAAAGGCATCTGGTCGGCGGTCACCTATCCGTTCGAGATGCTCAAGAAGGCTCTCGGGTGGCTCCGCAGACTGCTGCCTTTTTCAGACGCGGAGACCGGTCCGTTGTCGGACCTCACCGCTTCCGGCGCAGCCGTTGTCAAGACGCTGGCCAAGGGAATGCTCGGCGTCCTCTCCCTGCCGGGCAAGGTGCTGGGTCTGGCGATGCAAGGGATGCTGGACGCGGTCCGCTGGGTATGGAACGGTCTGAAAAGCCTGGGAAGCGGCATTCTCTCCGCGGTCACCTGGCCGTTCAGGACAGGGGCGGAAGCCGCATCCGCCGTCTGGCGTAGCGTCAGTACTGCGGCATCGAGCGCTTGGAACGGGCTCATAACGCTCGGGCGTGGAGCTGCGGGCGTGTTGTCCGCGCCCTTCGGTTGGATGCAGTCCGCAGCCGGGACCGCATGGAACGGCATCGCGAGCGCCGCAATCGGATTCTGGGGGAGCCTCGGGAGCATCGGGCGTACGGCTTGGTCGCTCGTCAGCACGCCCTTTTCGTGGATCGCAGTTTCCGCGGGAGAGGCCTGGGACCGGGTTCAAACCTCAGCCGGCGCAGCCTGGGATGGAATCGCCAACCTTCTGCAGGGTGGATGGAGCCGGATCGGTTCGCTGTTCCAGTCGTCTTGGCCGCTTCTTTCCGCGCCCTTCGACTGGATCGCCGGAAGTGTTTCCTCCGCCTGGAGCCGGATCACCGGCACGGCGTCGACGGCATGGGACACTCTCAAGACCATGGCGCAGAGCGCCTGGGAGTGGATCAAAGCCCCGTTCGAGGGGTTGGCATCGGCCGCATCGTCCGCATGGGAACAAGTGAAGACCGCCGCTTCGAGCGCCTTCGGGTCTCTGGCGTCCAGCGTATCCTCGCTGGCTGGCTCGGCGTTCGAGAGCGGCAGGGCGTTCATGACCGCGGTGGGCGACGGCATCAAGTCCGCCGTGAGCGCGCCGTACCAGGCCGCCAAGTCGGCCCTTTCGTTCGTGCGGAATCTGCTGCCTTTCTCCGATGCCAAGGAAGGCCCGCTCGCGGACTTGACCCGAAGCGGCGCTGCGCTGATTCAGACCCTGGCCGGAGGCATCACCAAGGCTGCGTCCGCGCCCGCCGAGGCCATGACCCGCGCATTCGGATTCATGACCGGGCTGACCGGCAAGATCGCCGCTCCGGCCATGTTGGCGGGAACCCTGGCGCTCACACCGGTCATGGCGGCAGAAGCTCCGACGCTTGCCTCTTCCTTGGAAAGCACCGGAGCGGCGGTTCCGATGGAGCGACCGGCCACTCGTCTCGCCACCGGACAGGCCCGTCTTCTCGGTGAGACCAAGGGAGCGCTCGGTCCAGAGTCAGGCATGCCCGCCGCACCTCCGGGGGAGACGCTTCGCCCGGTGCTCGAATCCTTGCTGGCGAAGATGGAGCAACTCGGCGAGCGACCCATCGAGGTGTCGGTGACCACGCTGCTCGACGGACGGCAGGTGGCCCGTTCCGTGTACCGGGACCTGCGCGAGCGCAAGATCAAGAACTACGAGACGCTGTGAGGAACGCATGAAACGGATATTCATTTGCAGCCGGTACGCCGGGGACGTTCCCCGGAACACGGCGACCGCCGAACGTCTCTGCCGGAAGGCGGTGGAACGCGGTTGCGCGCCCTTTGCGCCGCACCTTCTCTACACGCGCTTCCTCGATGACGGAAAGACCTCCGAACGCGAAGCGGGCATCGCCTGCGGCCTGACGTTCATGGAGAGCTGCGACGAGGTCTGGGTGTTCACCGGCGACGGTCTTTCCGACGGCATGCGCCGGGAAGTCGATCATGCCAGGCGTCTGGGCAAGCCCGTGGTCGAACTGGAGGTGATGTAGCCGTGGCTTGGGACCGGAAAGAGATCACCGCGTACCTGGTGGACGTGGACACGGGCGACTACCTCGATTTTCAGTACAACCCGAACGACATCGTCGACGAGAAAAGCACGGCCTACGCGGCCATCAAGATTCCGGGCATGAGCCATCCCCGCTACCAGTACGTGGCCGGCGAGCCGCGCAAGATCGGCTTCAAGCTGGTCTTCTTCAAGGGGTCCGTAAAGGAGTCGGTGGACTGGCTGCGCTCGCTGCTCTATCCCGAACACGCCGGAACCATGCTCAAGAACGCCCCGCACCGGGTGATCTTCATGTTCGGAGACCTCTACCCGGGCGTGCTCTGCGTCGTCCGCCAGGTGAAGGCCCGGTTCTTCCACATGTTCGACCGGGACAACCTGCTGCCCCAGCACGCCGAAGTGGACGTGATGCTCGAGGAGTACATCGACCAGTCCGTGGACTATTCGGAGGTGCGCGGATGATCGGACGTCGATCCAGATACGCGGCATCCATTCTCTACACGTCGGGAGAAGGGGATTTCCTGGGCACGCGTCCGGCCATCGAGAGCAAACCCCGGCCCGACGACCGGTTTCACACGGTGATCGAGGGGGACCGGGTCGATTTGCTGGCCCATCGCTATCTGGGACACGCCGATCTCTGGTGGATCATCTGCGACTACAACGACATTTTCTTTCCCATGGAACTGACGCCGGGGACCATCCTGCGCATCCCCTCGGCGGAACACGTCAGCATGCGGCTTCTGGACTGAGTCTCCGGACGCATCCATCCCGACACCTCGCGCCAGTCGCCGGTAAGTATCCGGTGGAGTCCGTCCTTCAGGCGGGCCGACTGGAGACCGGCGCATGGACATCGACACATTCAAACCGACTTTTGTGATTCAGATCGAGGGGCAGACCCTTTCGGCGGATATCACGCAGGAGATCACCTCGTTCGTCTTCGAGGACAACGAGGAGGAACTCGACGTGTTGGAGCTCGCGGTCACCGACCGGAACCTCCAGTTCGTCGACGATCCTCTGTTCCAGGAAGGCAACGAGATCGTCGCCCGTTTCGGATATGTCGGCAACCTTTCCCCGCGCAAGAAGGCGGTCATCAAGGATATCGACTACGACTTTCCGGAGGACGGTGACCCGACCATTCGCATCAAGGCCTACGACAAAGGCTTCAAGCTGGCCGGAAAGGAGAACCAGAAGGTCTGGCAGAAGCCCGCTCCCGGAATCCTCTACTCCGAGATCGCCGAGGAGATCGCGGGGGCCAACGGCCTCACTCCGGTGGTCACGCCCACCAAGGGCCGCCATCTGCGCGTAACCCAGAGCAACGTCTCCGACGCGCAGTTCCTCAAGGAACTGGCCGGAAAGGCGCGCGACAAGGACGGCGACGGCGTCACCGGATACGTCTTCTACATCCAGGACGACGAGCTGCATTTCCATCCCCGCGATCTGGACAAGAAGCCCGCCGCGATCCTCGAGTACTTCACCGACCGCAAGGGCGTTCTGCGTTCCTTCCGCCCCTCGACGCAATCACAGGGAGCCAAGGGAGCGGGCGTCGAGACCAAGGCCGTGGGCGTGGACCCGCGCAAGAAGGAGCCGGTCGAGCACAAGGCCAACAACGAGACCACCCCGGAGCGGACTTCGTTGGGGAAGCGGACCTACCTAGTGGACGGGAACACCGGCGAGGGCACTTACAAGGAGCAGGAGTCCGGGCAGGTGGTCCCCACCTTTGACCGTTCCGAGGGCTTCCACGAGGAGCCGCGACAGGAACCGGCACAGGACCTCTCCGAGGGGAAGTTCCGCGAGGCCGAGCTCCGCCAGGTGGAAGCCGACGCGGTGACCATCGGCATCCCCGCGCTGCGCGCCAAGCAGAACGTGGAGGTCAAAGGCGTGGGCCGCAAATTCTCGGGCGTCTACTACTGCCATTCGGTCCGCCACGCTTTCGGCGAGGGCGGATATCACTGCGAACTGAAACTCAAGAAAAACGCCCTGGGCAAAGGGGCGGGCGACAAGTCGGACGAGGCCAAGGGCAAGCAGAACGACCAGGAAGCGCCGCCCACACCGAAGGAAGAGCCGCCGCCGATGGTGACCATCGACGCGGACAGCGGGCGGAGGCTGTAAGGAGGAAAAGCACATGGGAGATCTGAGCCGGAATTTCTCGAAGAGCGAGTTCGCCTGCCGGTGTTGCGGCAAAACCGAGATCGATCAACGCCTCGTGGAAGCGCTCCAGGAATTGCGCGACCTCGCGGGCGCTCCCGTCCGCGTCACCAGCGGCTACCGCTGCCCCGATCACAACCGGGCGGTGGGCGGTGCAAAACAGAGCCGGCATCTGCTCGGACATGCCGCGGACATCGTGATCAAGGGCTTGTCCGTCACCGGGATGTTCGAACTCGCCGAGCGGGTGGCCGCCTTCCGTAACGGCGGAATCGGCGTCTACCCGGAGCAAGGATTTGTCCACGTGGACATCCGCGAGGTGCGGACCCGATGGGGACACCTCGGCGGGAAATACGTGTCGTTCGAAGAAGCGATGAAAACAAACGGAGGTGACCGCAATGCAGCAGTTTGAACAGATTCTGACCTTCATCCTGGACCACAAGGAACTCATCGCGACCTTGTTCGTGACGCTCCTCACCGTCATCAAGCTGA
This window harbors:
- a CDS encoding phage tail tape measure protein — its product is MNGDLGLGVIVSMKDAFSQNAARVQSSMQSLDETVAASSERMTRNLDRIQQGTMMIGAGLALMAVPAGLIASTAATQKALGEIASLGIKDLRALEDAAESFTNTWAGYSKAEFIGAAYDVKSALSSLSDEAVGTFSAMAALTAKATKASIQEMVGTFTTGYGIFKPIMSGMTDMEWAKAFSGAMAQTVASFKTTGAQMAEAVKNIGAVAAASNIPLQEQLAILGQLQTTMPGSEAGTLYKAFIMKAAEAGEQLGLSFVDSTGRLKGVIPILQEIKSRFPDLTQAAAQVQIKKAFGSDEAVKFLLQMSQGMESLEGNIRTIEQAMKSGTAVTEEMARAMNMDIGSQFQLLRQQVGNLAEILGRTLLPVVTPVIQGISKAVLFFQRLARSMPGLTRVLLTLSIALGAVLVVVGGVIAAAGTIGLMLPAIKAGLAAMGAAIAGVGSTFAAYFLPVVAIIGGVVLAVYLLKRAWETNFAGIRDTILGAWEKVQLVFQGIRALVTSLSGGAGTMSADLAQKLEQAGLMGLVVTVFRIYYRVRQFLTGLWEAFSDAFGNIRAILEPAVRALMQAYGMLYKAIFSVLEIFGLAASSADASSCRSLGETLGTVLGVIAKVGAYLLKFVIYNLAAVITVVAWVVRAVVWLGKTIVTAFIEAGKFIYKFFLPVRLLVEAFRMAARVVYAVWQVLTGDISVLDGLKAVGGAVFDFLATPFRWARDVIAGVWDFIKGLFSAVGSFFASAASALAAAFMDLPLVRTLADVFGAVRGFLSGDTTFFEAGKAILVSVGKGIWSAVTYPFEMLKKALGWLRRLLPFSDAETGPLSDLTASGAAVVKTLAKGMLGVLSLPGKVLGLAMQGMLDAVRWVWNGLKSLGSGILSAVTWPFRTGAEAASAVWRSVSTAASSAWNGLITLGRGAAGVLSAPFGWMQSAAGTAWNGIASAAIGFWGSLGSIGRTAWSLVSTPFSWIAVSAGEAWDRVQTSAGAAWDGIANLLQGGWSRIGSLFQSSWPLLSAPFDWIAGSVSSAWSRITGTASTAWDTLKTMAQSAWEWIKAPFEGLASAASSAWEQVKTAASSAFGSLASSVSSLAGSAFESGRAFMTAVGDGIKSAVSAPYQAAKSALSFVRNLLPFSDAKEGPLADLTRSGAALIQTLAGGITKAASAPAEAMTRAFGFMTGLTGKIAAPAMLAGTLALTPVMAAEAPTLASSLESTGAAVPMERPATRLATGQARLLGETKGALGPESGMPAAPPGETLRPVLESLLAKMEQLGERPIEVSVTTLLDGRQVARSVYRDLRERKIKNYETL
- a CDS encoding D-Ala-D-Ala carboxypeptidase family metallohydrolase — its product is MGDLSRNFSKSEFACRCCGKTEIDQRLVEALQELRDLAGAPVRVTSGYRCPDHNRAVGGAKQSRHLLGHAADIVIKGLSVTGMFELAERVAAFRNGGIGVYPEQGFVHVDIREVRTRWGHLGGKYVSFEEAMKTNGGDRNAAV